Proteins co-encoded in one Streptomyces sp. JH34 genomic window:
- the eccCa gene encoding type VII secretion protein EccCa, giving the protein MSQIVVKRPPRALPSEVPGEQVQLQPPPELPRGQQEGVMMQLLPMLGMGGSVVFFFMTPNPIMRIMGMVMIASTIAMAISMIIRFRRGTQGQLADMRRDYLKYLTQTRRAVLRTARQQRDAQFYLHPSPEQLWALVAEGSRVWERRVGDADFAHVRIGLGGQELATPLIAPDTAPVDELEPLTAGAMQQFLTTHSTLDGLPMAVSLRAFYHLTISGEAESARATARAMVGALASLHSPEDLVIAVATGRDAAPRWEWTKWLPHVQVQGSIDGAGSRRLISTSVAELEEMLAGRLDGRPRFQPGGQPLLDQPHVVVVLDGESVPATSALASAEGLQGVTVVEVVTGQVNGARGGLSIVVDPHTLQLESGHGLVYDGVPDLLSHEAAEALARQLAPLHVATGGDDDEPLLANLEFTDLLNLGDAASVDVSRTWRARSQAERLRVPIGVGEDGGPVMLDLKEAAQEGMGPHGLCVGATGSGKSELLRTLVLGLAVTHTSETLNFVLADFKGGATFAGMAQMPHVAAVITNLADDLTLVDRMGDSISGELNRRQEMLRDAGNYANIHDYEKARAAGAPLQPIPSLVLVIDEFSELLTAKPDFIEMFVQIGRIGRSLGVHLLLASQRLEEGRLRGLETYLSYRIGLRTFSAGESRAALGVPDAYHLPNVPGSGYLKYGTDEMVRFKAAYVSGVYRTGAQPAASSGPLPVDRRPVVFTAAPVPVRYVQPTAEPGVPEARKSEDDALADTVLDVIVRRLEGRGASAHQVWLPPLDNPPSLDELLPGLSAVEGRGLTQPGFEGSGRLVVPLGVVDKPYEQRRDTLYRDFSGAAGHMQITGGPQSGKSTLLRTLIAGFALTHTPQEVQFYGLDFGGGGMASVSGLPHVGGVASRLDPERVRRTVSEVYGIMARREEYFRSAGIDSIATFRRLRARGEISVTDQPWGDVFLIIDGWGNFRTDYEALEAAAIDIAQRGLGYGIHLIVTASRSMEVRANLKDHLMNRLELRLGDVMDSELDRKAAVNVPAGVPGRGLTPEKLHFMAAVPRIDGINSDSDLSEATAAMNQEVARHWTAAPAPAVRLLPRELPVHDLPAGYAQPERGIAFGIDENNLEPVWLDFERDPFFLVFGESESGKSNLLRMLIKQLTERYDGNAAKFFVIDNRRALLDVTPATHLAEYVPMSNNMEHHADALYDLMKRRTPSPDVTAQELRDRSWWSGPSVFVVVDDYDLVSTSSGNPLSKLTEMLPFSRDVGVRFIIARSTAGAGRALYEPFLQRILELGAQGVMLSGDPIEGDILGNVRPRPMPPGRGVFVTRRRGNPLVQTGLMDGDR; this is encoded by the coding sequence GTGAGCCAGATTGTCGTCAAGCGCCCACCGCGGGCCCTCCCCTCCGAAGTTCCGGGCGAGCAGGTGCAGTTGCAACCTCCGCCCGAGTTGCCCCGCGGGCAGCAGGAGGGGGTGATGATGCAGCTGCTGCCGATGCTCGGCATGGGTGGTTCCGTCGTCTTCTTCTTCATGACCCCGAACCCGATCATGCGGATCATGGGCATGGTCATGATCGCGTCGACGATCGCCATGGCCATCTCGATGATCATCCGCTTCCGGCGCGGCACCCAGGGTCAGCTGGCGGACATGCGGCGCGACTACCTGAAGTATCTGACGCAGACCCGGCGCGCCGTGCTGAGGACCGCCCGGCAGCAGCGCGACGCGCAGTTCTACCTCCACCCGTCCCCGGAGCAGCTGTGGGCCCTCGTGGCCGAGGGCAGCCGGGTGTGGGAGCGCCGGGTGGGGGACGCCGACTTCGCGCACGTACGCATCGGTCTGGGCGGTCAGGAGCTCGCCACGCCTCTCATCGCCCCCGACACCGCGCCGGTCGACGAGCTGGAGCCGCTGACCGCCGGGGCGATGCAGCAGTTCCTGACGACCCACAGCACGCTGGACGGGCTGCCCATGGCGGTCTCGCTCCGTGCCTTCTACCACCTGACGATCAGCGGTGAGGCCGAATCCGCGCGTGCCACGGCCCGTGCGATGGTCGGGGCGCTCGCCTCGCTGCACTCCCCCGAGGACCTGGTCATCGCCGTCGCGACCGGCCGCGACGCCGCTCCGCGCTGGGAGTGGACGAAGTGGCTCCCGCACGTCCAGGTGCAGGGGTCCATCGACGGCGCCGGCAGCCGCCGCCTGATCAGCACGAGCGTCGCCGAGCTCGAGGAGATGCTCGCGGGCCGCCTCGACGGCCGCCCGCGCTTCCAGCCGGGGGGTCAGCCGCTCCTCGACCAGCCGCACGTCGTCGTCGTACTCGACGGCGAGTCCGTGCCGGCGACGTCCGCACTCGCGTCGGCCGAGGGCCTCCAGGGCGTCACCGTCGTCGAGGTCGTCACGGGCCAGGTCAACGGGGCGCGCGGCGGTCTCTCCATCGTGGTGGACCCCCACACGCTGCAGCTGGAGTCGGGGCACGGCCTGGTCTACGACGGTGTTCCCGACCTGCTGAGCCACGAGGCCGCGGAGGCGCTGGCGCGACAGCTGGCGCCACTCCACGTGGCCACGGGCGGCGACGACGACGAACCGCTGCTCGCCAATCTGGAGTTCACCGACCTGCTGAATCTCGGCGACGCGGCCTCGGTCGACGTGAGCCGGACCTGGCGGGCCCGCTCGCAGGCGGAGCGGCTCCGGGTCCCGATCGGCGTGGGCGAGGACGGCGGCCCGGTGATGCTGGACCTCAAGGAGGCGGCACAGGAGGGCATGGGGCCGCACGGCCTGTGTGTCGGGGCCACCGGTTCCGGCAAGTCGGAGCTGCTCCGCACGCTCGTCCTGGGTCTCGCCGTCACCCACACCTCGGAAACCCTGAACTTCGTCCTCGCGGACTTCAAGGGCGGCGCCACCTTCGCCGGCATGGCGCAGATGCCGCACGTCGCCGCGGTGATCACCAACCTCGCGGACGACCTGACGCTGGTCGACCGCATGGGCGACTCCATCAGCGGTGAGCTCAACCGCCGCCAGGAGATGCTGCGCGACGCGGGCAACTACGCCAACATCCACGACTACGAGAAGGCACGTGCCGCGGGTGCCCCGCTGCAGCCCATCCCTTCACTCGTCCTGGTCATCGACGAGTTCAGCGAGCTGCTGACGGCGAAGCCGGACTTCATCGAGATGTTCGTCCAGATCGGGCGCATCGGCCGTTCGCTCGGCGTCCATCTCCTGCTGGCCTCGCAGCGCCTCGAGGAGGGGCGGCTGCGCGGCCTGGAGACCTACCTGTCGTACCGGATCGGTCTGCGTACGTTCTCCGCGGGCGAGTCCCGGGCCGCGCTGGGCGTGCCCGACGCCTACCACCTGCCCAACGTCCCCGGATCGGGGTATCTGAAGTACGGCACGGACGAGATGGTGCGCTTCAAGGCGGCGTACGTCTCCGGGGTGTACCGCACGGGTGCGCAGCCCGCCGCGTCCTCCGGTCCCCTGCCCGTCGATCGCAGGCCGGTGGTGTTCACCGCCGCTCCGGTGCCCGTGCGCTACGTGCAGCCCACGGCGGAGCCGGGCGTGCCCGAGGCACGCAAGTCCGAGGACGACGCCTTGGCGGACACGGTCCTCGACGTGATCGTGCGCCGGCTGGAGGGCCGTGGGGCGTCTGCGCACCAGGTGTGGCTGCCTCCGCTGGACAATCCGCCGTCGCTGGACGAGCTCCTTCCGGGGCTCTCGGCGGTCGAGGGCCGCGGTCTGACCCAGCCCGGGTTCGAGGGCTCGGGGCGCCTCGTCGTACCGCTGGGTGTGGTCGACAAGCCGTACGAGCAGCGCCGCGACACCCTCTACCGGGACTTCTCCGGCGCGGCCGGCCACATGCAGATCACCGGCGGGCCGCAGTCGGGCAAGTCGACGCTGCTGCGGACGCTGATCGCCGGCTTCGCGCTCACCCACACACCGCAGGAGGTCCAGTTCTACGGGCTGGACTTCGGCGGCGGCGGCATGGCCTCGGTGTCGGGCCTGCCCCACGTCGGCGGGGTCGCCTCACGGCTCGACCCCGAGCGGGTGCGCCGTACGGTCTCCGAGGTGTACGGGATCATGGCGCGCCGCGAGGAGTACTTCCGCAGCGCGGGCATCGACTCCATCGCCACGTTCCGCAGGCTGCGGGCGCGCGGTGAGATCTCGGTGACGGACCAGCCGTGGGGCGACGTCTTCCTGATCATCGACGGCTGGGGCAACTTCCGTACGGACTACGAGGCCCTGGAGGCCGCCGCCATCGACATCGCTCAGCGCGGTCTCGGCTACGGCATCCACCTCATCGTCACGGCGTCGCGTTCCATGGAGGTCAGGGCCAACCTGAAGGACCACCTGATGAACCGGCTCGAACTGCGGCTCGGTGACGTCATGGACTCCGAACTGGACCGCAAGGCCGCGGTCAACGTCCCCGCCGGCGTTCCCGGACGCGGCCTCACACCGGAGAAGCTGCACTTCATGGCGGCGGTGCCGCGGATCGACGGCATCAACTCCGACAGCGACCTCTCCGAGGCCACGGCGGCCATGAACCAGGAGGTCGCCCGGCACTGGACGGCGGCGCCCGCCCCCGCGGTCCGGCTGCTGCCCCGCGAACTCCCGGTCCACGACCTGCCGGCGGGCTACGCGCAGCCGGAGCGGGGCATCGCGTTCGGCATCGACGAGAACAACCTGGAACCGGTCTGGCTCGACTTCGAGCGGGACCCGTTCTTCCTGGTGTTCGGTGAGAGCGAGTCCGGCAAGTCCAACCTGCTGCGCATGCTCATCAAGCAGCTGACCGAGAGGTACGACGGGAACGCCGCGAAGTTCTTCGTCATCGACAACCGGCGCGCGCTCCTGGACGTCACCCCCGCGACGCACCTCGCGGAGTACGTACCCATGTCCAACAACATGGAGCACCATGCCGACGCGCTGTACGACCTGATGAAGCGCCGTACGCCGTCGCCCGACGTCACGGCCCAGGAACTGCGCGACCGCAGCTGGTGGAGCGGCCCGTCGGTGTTCGTGGTCGTCGACGACTACGACCTGGTCTCGACGTCCAGCGGCAACCCGCTGTCGAAGCTCACGGAGATGCTGCCGTTCTCCCGTGACGTCGGGGTGCGGTTCATCATCGCGCGCAGCACGGCGGGAGCGGGCCGTGCGCTGTACGAGCCGTTCCTGCAGCGCATCCTGGAACTGGGGGCGCAGGGCGTGATGCTGTCCGGTGACCCGATCGAGGGCGACATCCTCGGCAACGTACGACCGCGGCCGATGCCCCCGGGGCGCGGGGTGTTCGTCACGCGCCGGCGCGGCAACCCGCTGGTGCAGACGGGGCTCATGGACGGGGACCGGTAG
- a CDS encoding (+)-(1(10)E,4E,6S,7R)-germacradien-6-ol synthase has product MTSQASAPKIPQLWVPLPSGIHPSWREIDEGSAAWLDRFGLYSDQAQRERLTRISVGEITGRGGPDGRLAALQWTADFLMWLFAFDDEYCDEGPAAASPDATLLVITKLQRVVEVPWAAPVDDNYSAALRELRLRLDDLTTPVQTARWAASFRAYLQGQIWMAANSTYGRIPSLSDHLAVRLDSSGVKIFSTLSEIIHGYDLPAADYDRHDVRGFVEVFAAIIGWSNDLVSYHKERQRSQDGYGNIVDLIAHERQCSVEEAVDATATMHTRAMALYLRLRDQILRDAGPELRKWITDCDSWIRADYDWSLTTNRYVNPEDPADLPAGSAASPFEEREADQPLPIAGIAWWWTLLKD; this is encoded by the coding sequence ATGACCTCGCAAGCATCAGCGCCGAAGATCCCTCAGCTGTGGGTCCCGCTCCCCTCGGGGATCCACCCGAGTTGGCGTGAGATCGACGAAGGTTCCGCCGCGTGGCTCGATCGCTTCGGCCTCTACTCCGATCAAGCGCAACGTGAACGGCTGACACGCATCTCCGTGGGCGAGATCACCGGGCGAGGGGGCCCCGACGGGCGTCTGGCGGCTCTGCAGTGGACCGCGGACTTCCTGATGTGGCTGTTCGCGTTCGACGACGAGTACTGCGACGAAGGTCCGGCCGCGGCCTCCCCCGACGCCACCCTGCTCGTCATCACGAAACTCCAGCGAGTCGTCGAAGTCCCCTGGGCCGCTCCGGTGGACGACAACTACAGCGCCGCGTTACGCGAGTTGCGTCTGCGGCTCGACGATCTGACCACGCCCGTGCAGACCGCGCGCTGGGCCGCCAGCTTCCGGGCCTACCTCCAGGGCCAGATCTGGATGGCCGCGAACAGCACGTACGGGCGGATCCCCAGCCTCTCCGACCACCTGGCGGTCCGGCTGGACTCCTCAGGCGTCAAGATCTTCTCGACGCTCAGCGAGATCATCCACGGATACGACCTTCCCGCGGCCGACTACGACCGTCACGACGTCCGCGGCTTCGTGGAGGTCTTCGCCGCGATCATCGGCTGGTCGAACGACCTGGTGTCGTACCACAAGGAGCGGCAGCGCAGTCAGGACGGATACGGCAACATAGTCGATCTGATCGCACACGAGCGGCAGTGCTCCGTCGAAGAGGCGGTGGATGCGACCGCCACGATGCACACCCGGGCCATGGCCCTCTACCTCCGTCTCCGCGACCAGATCCTCCGCGACGCCGGCCCTGAACTCCGCAAGTGGATCACGGACTGCGACTCCTGGATCCGCGCCGACTACGACTGGTCCCTCACCACCAATCGCTACGTCAACCCCGAGGACCCCGCCGATCTACCCGCAGGCAGCGCGGCATCTCCCTTCGAGGAACGGGAGGCGGACCAGCCCCTTCCGATCGCCGGCATCGCCTGGTGGTGGACCCTGTTGAAGGACTAG
- a CDS encoding WXG100 family type VII secretion target codes for MPTNDGTMVVTYASLEQAAGDIDRQGRQLQEDLAAIKRMVASVSELWVGEAKSAYDTAQAGWDRDATGIQTALAEISRKVRDAGTAYHAGDKRARANFE; via the coding sequence ATGCCGACCAACGACGGCACGATGGTTGTCACCTATGCAAGCCTGGAGCAGGCCGCGGGTGACATCGACCGGCAGGGCAGGCAGCTTCAGGAGGACCTCGCGGCGATCAAGCGGATGGTCGCCAGCGTGTCCGAGCTCTGGGTGGGCGAGGCCAAGTCGGCGTACGACACCGCGCAGGCCGGCTGGGACCGCGATGCCACGGGCATTCAGACCGCTCTCGCGGAGATCTCCCGCAAGGTGCGCGACGCCGGTACCGCCTACCACGCCGGTGACAAGCGGGCTCGCGCCAACTTCGAGTAG
- a CDS encoding WXG100 family type VII secretion target translates to MADQKLSDEMLLKLEGELTKRFDSVRGQLKTLQATIDSLEGSWKGIGASAFNAKQADINLKMGNIATRLVNFQEAIKAARTISGNTEDEIRQALQGVDVVPGHSEGAQAKTSALNAL, encoded by the coding sequence ATGGCAGATCAGAAGCTTTCAGATGAAATGCTGCTCAAGCTCGAGGGTGAGCTCACCAAGCGATTCGACTCCGTGAGGGGTCAGCTGAAGACGCTGCAGGCGACGATCGACAGCCTGGAAGGCTCCTGGAAGGGTATCGGCGCCAGCGCGTTCAACGCCAAGCAGGCCGATATCAACCTCAAGATGGGCAACATCGCCACCCGTCTGGTCAACTTCCAGGAAGCCATCAAGGCGGCCCGGACGATCTCGGGCAACACCGAGGACGAGATCCGGCAGGCCCTCCAGGGCGTGGACGTCGTCCCCGGTCACTCCGAAGGTGCGCAGGCCAAGACCTCGGCCCTCAACGCGCTCTGA
- a CDS encoding S8 family serine peptidase, translated as MTAGMSQTRKRRVSLGSRGRLLGTMAVAAAWSVGFTGVTPVAVAADVQSKQWYLSAMQAEEIWKVTTGDGVKVAVIDSGVNPSSPSLKGQVLKGLDASGAEGDEHDDYRGHGTTMAELIAGTGEGGGLKGLAPDAKIIPMRITDTQFQNEHSVNARDTEDAIRAAADSDARIISMSFGSEFPTEGERKAVEYAYSKGKIFFAGVGNNAKEGNEEQYPAAYPQVVGVSSADSEGKVAEYSQNGNIVDIAAPGNEIPRWCDSTFKSYCDGDGGTSAATAIASASAALIWSAHPDWTANQVLNVLFDTASRDWKDGTLSKYLGHGLIRPSMNILKGKGDPGAPDISPLTKEKTSGSAGSAAPSASASSQPEKKDKAEDAAMAGSSTEKNDSGQLGLILGGVAVVLVLGGGAFALIRKRRTA; from the coding sequence ATGACAGCAGGAATGAGCCAGACCCGGAAGCGTCGTGTTTCTCTCGGATCGCGAGGGCGCCTACTCGGCACGATGGCTGTTGCCGCCGCGTGGAGCGTGGGCTTCACCGGTGTTACTCCTGTAGCCGTCGCGGCTGACGTGCAGTCCAAACAGTGGTACCTCAGCGCGATGCAGGCGGAGGAGATTTGGAAGGTCACCACGGGTGACGGCGTCAAGGTAGCTGTCATCGACTCCGGTGTTAATCCTTCGTCCCCATCACTGAAAGGCCAGGTCCTCAAGGGACTGGACGCTTCGGGAGCTGAAGGCGATGAGCACGATGACTATCGCGGACACGGCACCACCATGGCCGAGCTGATCGCGGGCACTGGTGAGGGTGGTGGCTTGAAGGGCCTTGCCCCGGACGCGAAGATCATTCCCATGCGGATCACTGATACACAGTTCCAGAATGAGCATTCAGTGAACGCGCGTGACACCGAGGACGCGATCCGGGCTGCGGCGGACAGTGACGCACGGATTATCAGCATGTCGTTCGGTAGTGAATTCCCGACAGAGGGTGAGCGAAAAGCAGTCGAGTACGCCTACAGCAAGGGAAAGATCTTTTTCGCGGGAGTAGGGAATAATGCGAAAGAGGGGAACGAGGAGCAGTATCCTGCGGCCTATCCGCAGGTCGTGGGAGTTTCGTCTGCGGACAGCGAGGGTAAAGTAGCCGAATATTCCCAGAATGGGAATATTGTGGATATCGCTGCTCCAGGTAACGAAATTCCCCGCTGGTGTGACTCGACATTTAAAAGCTATTGCGACGGCGACGGCGGAACCAGTGCCGCGACCGCAATTGCGTCCGCCTCCGCCGCTCTGATCTGGTCCGCTCACCCGGACTGGACCGCTAATCAAGTCCTCAACGTTCTCTTTGACACTGCCAGCCGGGATTGGAAAGACGGCACGCTGAGCAAGTACCTCGGCCACGGTCTGATCCGCCCTTCCATGAACATCCTCAAGGGCAAGGGCGATCCCGGCGCCCCGGACATCAGTCCCCTCACCAAGGAGAAGACGTCCGGTTCCGCGGGATCGGCAGCCCCCTCTGCATCAGCCTCGTCACAGCCTGAGAAGAAGGACAAGGCTGAGGACGCCGCCATGGCAGGCTCCAGCACTGAGAAGAACGACAGCGGCCAACTGGGTCTGATCCTCGGTGGAGTGGCAGTGGTGCTCGTGCTCGGCGGCGGGGCCTTCGCTCTCATTCGCAAGCGCCGCACCGCCTGA